The Fulvivirga ligni genome window below encodes:
- a CDS encoding YqaA family protein produces the protein MLSYRSKFLIKNLAKGFFFFVLLIIGYILLQKYTDFDAFLDYIGQWPFWVYMTYCVSEIVFGIIPPELFMIWSINSGLFDSYVLNVAFLAIISYSAGVFGYFIGHNFKNTQLFEKYLASHVTKYQKQLKRYGGFLIFVGAVTPVPFSAVCMLVGMANFKASRFLLIAATRFLRFAVYSYLVYHAQI, from the coding sequence ATGTTAAGCTACAGGTCAAAGTTTCTGATTAAGAATCTGGCCAAAGGATTTTTTTTCTTCGTACTGCTCATTATAGGATACATTCTATTACAGAAGTATACAGATTTTGATGCCTTTCTAGATTACATAGGTCAGTGGCCCTTTTGGGTTTATATGACCTATTGCGTTTCTGAAATAGTCTTTGGCATCATTCCTCCTGAGCTATTCATGATATGGTCAATCAATAGTGGGCTCTTCGATTCGTATGTGCTTAACGTGGCTTTTCTGGCCATTATCTCATATAGCGCGGGTGTGTTTGGCTATTTCATTGGTCATAATTTTAAGAACACGCAGCTCTTTGAGAAATACTTGGCTAGCCATGTTACAAAATATCAAAAGCAGTTAAAAAGATATGGTGGTTTTTTGATCTTCGTTGGTGCCGTGACTCCTGTTCCTTTTAGCGCAGTTTGTATGCTGGTAGGGATGGCTAATTTTAAAGCCAGCAGATTTTTATTAATAGCAGCCACCAGGTTTTTAAGGTTTGCAGTTTACTCTTACCTCGTTTATCACGCCCAGATATAA
- a CDS encoding GNAT family N-acetyltransferase, whose protein sequence is MKMLEVNTSELAKEFIKFPVRLYKKDPTWIRPLDKDIDAVFDPKQNKAFRNGECIRWILQDDRRKTIGRIAAFINKKTVSKGNDQPTGGLGFFECINDKDAAFKLFDTGKEWLEARGMEAMDGPVNFGERDKWWGLLVDGFELEPNYNCNYNFPYYQELFEAYGFQLYFKQFTFGRKVREPFSPRLMEKGRKMLNAPGYSFRHMDMKKMDKYTEDFRTVYNKAWARHKGVAQMSSLQAKTIMKQMKPIMDEKIVWFGYYEEEPVAFYINLPEVNQIFKHVNGKLDLIGKLKFLYHKWTRSCNKMLGLVFGITPEHQGKGLEGALVLATAEMVQDKYHRYPYLEMNWIGDFNPKMIRVVEQVGGEIVKTHITYRKLFDETKPFTRCPMQ, encoded by the coding sequence ATGAAAATGCTAGAGGTTAATACATCAGAGCTCGCCAAGGAGTTTATCAAGTTTCCTGTAAGATTATATAAAAAAGACCCCACATGGATCCGTCCTTTAGATAAGGATATTGACGCAGTTTTTGATCCAAAACAAAATAAAGCTTTCAGAAATGGTGAATGTATCCGCTGGATTCTGCAAGATGATAGGAGGAAAACCATTGGTAGAATTGCCGCTTTCATTAATAAAAAAACGGTAAGTAAAGGAAATGATCAACCAACCGGCGGTCTAGGATTCTTTGAATGTATTAATGATAAAGATGCTGCTTTTAAGCTTTTTGATACTGGGAAAGAGTGGTTAGAGGCTCGCGGCATGGAGGCTATGGATGGTCCCGTAAATTTCGGAGAAAGAGATAAGTGGTGGGGCCTATTGGTAGATGGTTTTGAACTTGAGCCTAACTATAACTGTAATTATAACTTTCCTTATTATCAGGAATTATTTGAGGCCTATGGCTTTCAATTATATTTTAAGCAATTCACTTTTGGTAGAAAGGTAAGAGAGCCATTCTCTCCAAGATTAATGGAAAAAGGTAGAAAGATGCTTAACGCTCCTGGCTATTCTTTCCGCCATATGGACATGAAGAAGATGGATAAGTATACTGAAGATTTCAGAACGGTATACAATAAAGCCTGGGCTCGTCATAAAGGAGTGGCACAAATGTCATCTCTGCAGGCCAAAACCATCATGAAGCAGATGAAGCCTATTATGGATGAGAAAATCGTATGGTTTGGCTATTATGAAGAGGAGCCGGTGGCATTTTACATCAATTTGCCAGAGGTAAATCAAATTTTCAAACATGTAAATGGAAAGCTTGACCTGATAGGAAAGCTTAAGTTTTTATATCATAAATGGACCAGGAGCTGCAATAAAATGCTTGGTTTGGTGTTCGGTATTACTCCTGAGCATCAAGGTAAAGGGCTCGAAGGAGCTTTGGTTTTAGCTACAGCAGAAATGGTTCAGGATAAATATCACAGGTATCCTTACCTGGAAATGAACTGGATAGGAGATTTTAACCCTAAAATGATCCGTGTGGTGGAACAAGTAGGTGGCGAAATCGTAAAAACGCATATTACCTATCGTAAGTTATTTGATGAAACCAAGCCATTTACAAGATGTCCTATGCAGTAA
- the hemH gene encoding ferrochelatase: MNSVKGKVGVLLVNLGTPDSPSVSNVRSYLSQFLNDPRVIDIPWLGRKLLVNCIIVPFRAPKSAKIYKELWTDQGSPLIFHSEKVRDLLSDSLGDDYGVHLAMRYKNPSIPSVLEEMKKLNYKKIIVLPMFPQYASASTGSALQEVMDVVRKWWVIPEMKFISQYYEHPKFIDAIVDRASKYKLADYDHILFSYHGLPVRQVDKVYNTGVCEGHDCESTITEENQYCYKATCFATTRLIAEKLGISESDYTVCFQSRLDKNWLEPFSDKVVEEWGKKGAKKLLVFSPAFTADCLETVIEIGDEYQEIFEEHGGEKVQLVESLNDHPLWVECLKELVLE, from the coding sequence ATGAATTCAGTAAAAGGAAAAGTAGGAGTATTATTGGTTAACCTGGGTACACCAGATAGCCCTTCAGTGTCAAATGTACGTTCATATCTATCTCAGTTTTTAAATGACCCGAGGGTGATTGACATTCCCTGGTTAGGAAGAAAGCTGTTGGTGAACTGTATCATTGTTCCTTTCAGAGCACCCAAATCTGCTAAGATTTATAAAGAACTTTGGACTGATCAAGGGTCTCCTCTAATATTTCATAGCGAGAAAGTAAGAGATCTTCTAAGTGACTCTTTAGGCGATGACTATGGCGTACACTTGGCTATGAGGTATAAAAACCCATCTATTCCCAGTGTGCTGGAAGAGATGAAAAAACTGAACTATAAGAAAATTATAGTGCTACCTATGTTCCCGCAGTATGCTTCAGCTTCTACAGGATCAGCTTTGCAAGAAGTGATGGATGTAGTAAGAAAGTGGTGGGTTATACCTGAAATGAAATTTATAAGCCAGTATTATGAGCACCCTAAGTTCATTGATGCCATAGTAGATAGAGCATCTAAATATAAACTGGCAGATTATGATCACATATTATTCTCCTACCATGGTTTACCCGTAAGGCAGGTTGATAAAGTCTATAATACCGGGGTGTGTGAAGGTCATGACTGTGAAAGCACCATCACAGAAGAAAATCAATATTGCTATAAAGCTACTTGCTTTGCCACTACCAGACTTATCGCTGAGAAATTAGGAATTAGCGAATCTGATTATACAGTTTGTTTCCAATCGAGATTAGATAAAAACTGGTTGGAGCCTTTCTCTGATAAGGTGGTAGAAGAATGGGGTAAAAAAGGAGCTAAAAAGCTACTTGTATTCTCACCTGCCTTTACTGCAGATTGTCTTGAAACCGTAATTGAGATTGGAGACGAGTATCAGGAAATCTTCGAGGAGCATGGTGGTGAAAAAGTACAGT